The proteins below come from a single uncultured Carboxylicivirga sp. genomic window:
- a CDS encoding acyl carrier protein translates to MEEIVNILSGIRPDEDYKISENFIADGLLDSFDLLVLVSELDKHYAISIDGTDIVPENFENIDSISALVNKYTQAQ, encoded by the coding sequence ATGGAAGAGATTGTTAATATTTTAAGTGGAATCAGGCCTGACGAAGATTACAAGATATCAGAGAATTTTATTGCTGATGGATTACTTGATTCCTTTGATTTGCTTGTGCTTGTTTCGGAGTTGGATAAGCATTATGCTATCTCGATTGATGGAACAGATATCGTACCTGAGAACTTTGAGAATATTGACTCAATAAGTGCACTGGTAAATAAATACACTCAAGCCCAATAG
- a CDS encoding amino acid adenylation domain-containing protein, with translation MNIHALEYLEDTYPILKGKVAIRDRDTDVTFSELRRRALCVREMLLSRSITRNVPVAVYLPKSAQSIICYTGILYTGNFYVPLDAKSPIERIGHILDTVSPEIIITNSKLKKNLLQLGFSEELVVEYESLDFDLEISEEKIDFAERHFIDTDPAYALFTSGSTGKPKGVVVSHRSIIDYIDWARDRFSVDQNHILGNQSPFFFDQSVFDIYLMMSTGATMVIIPEELFIFPARLLDYLNEVQVNMFFWVPSLLVNIANFNLLEKIEMPYLKKIFFGGEVMSTSHLNYWRKHLPDAMYINMYGPTETTVDSTYYVVEREISDDESVPIGYPCRNTDIIILNEKNQRAAVNENGELCVRGSSLSLGYYNNPEKTAEVFIQNPLNKHYPELIYRTGDIVYLNENNEIIYLCRKDNQIQHMGYRIELGEIEVAVLGLGLFDNACVLYNEVKKEIVLFFSATQKVEVGAIRSQLVQKLPKYMVPSSFIQLDQMPLNPNGKIDRSSLKLKLQQDSVELK, from the coding sequence ATGAATATACATGCTTTAGAATATCTTGAGGATACTTATCCGATATTAAAGGGAAAAGTAGCCATTAGGGACAGGGATACAGATGTGACTTTTTCGGAATTGCGAAGAAGGGCGCTCTGTGTACGTGAGATGTTACTGAGCCGTAGCATTACTCGTAATGTGCCAGTTGCAGTATATTTACCCAAATCGGCCCAAAGTATTATTTGTTATACGGGTATTTTGTATACCGGTAATTTTTACGTGCCTTTGGATGCCAAATCCCCCATTGAAAGAATCGGTCATATACTAGACACTGTTTCACCTGAAATAATCATCACCAATTCAAAATTAAAAAAGAATTTGCTACAATTGGGCTTTTCTGAAGAATTGGTGGTTGAATATGAGAGTTTGGATTTTGACCTTGAAATTAGTGAGGAAAAGATTGATTTTGCAGAGAGACATTTTATTGATACAGATCCTGCATATGCATTATTTACTTCGGGTTCAACTGGTAAACCTAAAGGAGTGGTTGTTTCTCACCGTTCTATTATTGATTATATCGATTGGGCAAGAGATCGATTTAGTGTTGATCAAAATCACATATTAGGAAATCAGTCACCTTTCTTTTTTGATCAATCGGTATTTGATATTTACCTGATGATGTCGACAGGAGCTACCATGGTAATAATACCAGAGGAGTTGTTTATATTTCCGGCGAGATTACTGGACTATTTAAATGAAGTTCAGGTAAATATGTTTTTTTGGGTTCCCTCTTTGCTTGTGAATATTGCCAATTTTAATTTATTGGAAAAGATTGAAATGCCTTATCTAAAAAAAATATTTTTTGGAGGAGAGGTAATGTCAACCAGTCATTTGAATTATTGGAGAAAACATCTACCTGATGCAATGTATATAAATATGTACGGTCCTACTGAAACCACAGTTGACAGTACTTATTATGTAGTTGAACGCGAAATTTCGGATGATGAGTCGGTGCCTATTGGCTACCCATGCAGAAATACCGATATCATAATTTTAAATGAAAAGAACCAACGGGCAGCAGTTAACGAAAATGGAGAATTGTGCGTGAGAGGTAGTTCTTTATCATTGGGTTATTATAATAATCCTGAGAAAACAGCTGAGGTATTTATCCAAAACCCCTTGAACAAGCATTATCCTGAATTAATTTATCGTACGGGAGATATTGTTTATCTGAACGAAAATAACGAAATTATATATCTGTGTCGTAAAGATAATCAGATACAACACATGGGCTATCGAATAGAATTGGGAGAGATTGAAGTAGCGGTTTTGGGCTTGGGACTTTTTGATAATGCCTGTGTACTCTATAACGAGGTTAAAAAAGAAATAGTATTGTTCTTTTCAGCTACTCAAAAGGTTGAGGTAGGTGCTATCAGATCGCAATTAGTGCAAAAACTACCGAAGTATATGGTGCCATCATCATTTATTCAACTGGATCAAATGCCGTTAAATCCTAATGGTAAGATAGATCGCAGTAGCTTAAAGCTGAAATTGCAACAGGATTCAGTCGAATTAAAATAA
- a CDS encoding HAD family hydrolase codes for MELLLNKNTVVVFDLDDTLFKEVDYLKSAYREIASYTAKPEQTFVQMLDLYEKKEDVFAYLLAKNNRFTSKQELLEIYRNHLPAIRLSASTAFFLQQLKDYNIPLCIITDGRSITQRNKIKALGIVGWMAKIVISEELGSQKPDKRNYKAIADLYEEHHLIYIGDNTAKDFVTPNEMGWTTIGLKNNGQNIHPQEFDISSDYLPQFWIDSFDKIVLSYTE; via the coding sequence ATGGAGCTTCTTTTAAATAAAAATACTGTGGTAGTTTTCGATTTGGATGATACTTTATTTAAAGAAGTGGATTATCTTAAATCAGCATATAGAGAGATAGCCAGCTATACAGCAAAGCCGGAACAAACCTTTGTGCAAATGCTAGATCTTTATGAAAAGAAAGAAGATGTTTTTGCTTATCTATTGGCCAAAAACAATAGATTCACTTCAAAACAGGAACTCCTTGAAATCTATCGGAATCATCTACCCGCAATTAGATTAAGTGCATCCACTGCATTTTTTCTACAGCAATTAAAAGATTATAACATCCCTTTATGTATTATTACGGATGGTCGTTCAATTACTCAGCGTAATAAAATAAAAGCACTGGGCATAGTTGGTTGGATGGCTAAGATTGTTATATCTGAAGAACTGGGCAGTCAAAAGCCGGATAAACGAAACTATAAAGCCATAGCTGATTTATATGAGGAACACCATCTGATTTATATTGGTGATAATACGGCAAAAGATTTTGTTACCCCCAATGAAATGGGCTGGACAACCATCGGTTTAAAAAATAATGGACAAAATATACATCCTCAAGAATTTGATATATCCTCAGATTACCTTCCTCAATTTTGGATTGATAGCTTTGATAAGATCGTATTATCCTATACAGAATAG
- a CDS encoding ATP-grasp domain-containing protein, with the protein MNILITSAGRRVSLLRAFQKELKKFFPDSKVFATDLEPGLSSACQVADGSFKVERVDSPNYIDMLIELCKQHNIRMIIPTIDPELRPLAENKLRFEQEGIQCIVSDFSNIVVCRNKRLTHQLFEELNINYAREYAHDKPQFPLFIKPIDGSCSKDIYHIKGPHELCQRLIDDENLMFLEYIDQEVFKEYTVDMYFDRNGILKCLVPRERIEIRSGEIFKGITVKNGLVSYLTDRFSEVKGYIGCITLQVFYNEDLDKVYGIEINPRFGGGYPLSYQAGANYPRWIIQEYFLNESIEYFDNWEDQLLMLRYDDEILVHGASFK; encoded by the coding sequence ATGAATATACTTATTACATCGGCAGGTAGAAGAGTTTCGCTACTACGTGCCTTTCAAAAGGAATTAAAAAAATTCTTTCCAGATTCTAAGGTGTTTGCGACTGATTTAGAGCCAGGTTTATCCTCGGCTTGCCAGGTGGCAGATGGATCATTTAAGGTAGAAAGAGTAGATTCTCCCAATTATATCGATATGCTTATAGAGCTTTGTAAGCAACACAATATTAGGATGATTATTCCCACCATTGACCCAGAGCTAAGACCGTTGGCAGAGAACAAACTGCGTTTTGAACAGGAAGGTATTCAATGTATTGTCTCTGATTTTAGCAATATTGTGGTTTGCCGGAACAAACGCTTAACTCATCAGTTGTTTGAAGAGTTGAATATTAATTATGCAAGAGAATATGCCCACGATAAACCTCAATTCCCTCTTTTTATAAAACCCATAGATGGAAGTTGTAGTAAGGACATATACCATATTAAGGGGCCCCATGAGTTGTGTCAACGTCTGATTGATGATGAAAACCTTATGTTTTTAGAATATATCGATCAGGAAGTATTCAAAGAGTATACGGTTGATATGTATTTCGATAGAAATGGTATACTTAAGTGTTTGGTTCCCCGTGAGCGTATTGAAATAAGAAGTGGTGAGATTTTTAAAGGTATCACCGTTAAAAATGGTCTGGTTAGTTATTTAACCGATCGTTTTTCTGAAGTTAAAGGCTATATTGGCTGCATCACTTTACAGGTATTCTATAACGAAGATTTAGATAAAGTTTATGGCATTGAAATTAATCCTCGCTTTGGAGGGGGGTATCCACTGAGTTATCAGGCTGGTGCTAATTATCCTAGATGGATTATACAAGAGTATTTCCTAAATGAGTCTATCGAATATTTTGATAATTGGGAAGATCAGCTTTTAATGTTACGTTATGATGATGAAATATTAGTACATGGAGCTTCTTTTAAATAA
- a CDS encoding sugar transferase: protein MYVNFFKPLMDFTLSLTALIVFSPLFVIVYLVLWVGLKGNPLFFQVRPGYKAKPFKIIKFRTMTNERDANGELLPDEQRLTALGKFVRKTSLDEIPQLINVLKGDVSLIGPRPLIMSYIPLYSAEQARRHDVKPGITGWAQVNGRNAISWTRKFELDIEYVDNVSFLMDMRILFLTIKKVLVSDGINSDTHATMEAFTGNN from the coding sequence ATGTATGTAAATTTTTTTAAGCCTTTAATGGATTTTACGCTATCACTTACCGCTTTAATAGTGTTTTCTCCATTATTTGTAATTGTTTATTTAGTCTTGTGGGTGGGATTAAAGGGGAATCCCTTGTTTTTTCAGGTTCGCCCGGGCTATAAGGCGAAGCCGTTTAAGATCATTAAGTTTCGAACAATGACAAATGAACGGGATGCCAATGGAGAGTTATTACCCGATGAACAGCGATTAACAGCCTTGGGTAAATTTGTTCGTAAAACTTCCTTAGATGAAATTCCTCAATTGATAAATGTATTAAAGGGGGATGTAAGTTTAATCGGTCCCCGGCCATTAATTATGAGTTATATACCCTTGTATAGTGCAGAACAAGCCCGACGCCATGATGTAAAACCCGGTATTACAGGTTGGGCACAGGTAAACGGCCGCAATGCCATATCATGGACTCGTAAATTTGAACTGGATATTGAATATGTGGACAATGTCTCTTTTTTAATGGATATGAGAATTTTGTTTTTAACCATCAAAAAAGTGCTGGTTAGTGATGGTATTAATTCGGATACACATGCTACCATGGAAGCATTTACAGGAAATAATTGA
- a CDS encoding glycosyltransferase family 4 protein gives MINKEKQKKLFRITTIPGSLNFLRGQLKFLAEHYRVTAVSSFKAEGESSEGRDLLTISEEEGIEIRVVNMERHISIFKDGISVLKMTWLFIKERPDIIHSFTPKAGLVSMAAGWLARVPVRIHTFTGLIFPTATGFKKRLLIRTDRLICKFATKVIPEGEGVKNDLINYKITKKPLKVIANGNINGIDCEYFSRKAIVRSREEIREELGFTSSDFVYVFIGRIVRDKGINELLTAFKKIQQPGVKLLLLGRFEQALDPISEEDEKYIHDCEDIKYIGHVSDVRDYLFASDVLVLPSYREGFPNSVMQSGAMEMPTIVTDINGSNEIIIDGETGLIIPPRDSEALFQAMDRLRVDKKLFDKMEANARPSIVDRFQQEIVWEALLKEYQTIEK, from the coding sequence ATGATAAATAAAGAAAAGCAAAAAAAATTATTCAGGATAACGACCATTCCGGGTTCTTTAAATTTCCTGCGGGGACAGTTGAAGTTTTTAGCTGAACATTATCGGGTAACAGCCGTTTCGTCGTTTAAAGCAGAGGGTGAATCTTCTGAAGGACGCGATTTATTAACCATATCGGAGGAAGAGGGAATTGAAATCCGGGTGGTAAATATGGAACGTCATATTTCTATCTTTAAAGATGGCATATCTGTGTTAAAGATGACATGGCTATTTATTAAAGAAAGACCGGATATTATTCATTCGTTTACTCCAAAAGCCGGATTAGTATCTATGGCTGCAGGATGGCTGGCCAGGGTACCGGTACGTATTCATACTTTTACGGGGCTTATATTTCCTACAGCTACCGGATTTAAAAAACGATTACTGATTCGTACCGATCGGTTAATATGTAAGTTTGCTACCAAGGTAATACCTGAAGGAGAAGGTGTAAAGAATGATTTAATCAATTATAAGATTACTAAAAAGCCATTGAAAGTAATTGCAAATGGAAATATAAATGGTATTGATTGTGAGTATTTTTCGCGTAAAGCTATTGTTCGTTCCCGTGAGGAAATAAGAGAGGAACTGGGCTTTACAAGTAGCGATTTTGTATATGTATTTATAGGAAGGATTGTTAGAGATAAGGGCATTAATGAATTATTAACTGCATTTAAAAAGATACAGCAACCTGGAGTTAAGCTCTTATTGCTGGGGAGGTTCGAACAGGCATTGGATCCCATAAGCGAAGAAGATGAAAAATACATCCATGATTGTGAGGATATAAAATACATAGGACATGTAAGTGATGTAAGGGATTATTTATTTGCATCGGATGTTTTGGTTCTTCCCAGTTATCGCGAAGGCTTTCCTAATTCGGTAATGCAATCGGGGGCTATGGAAATGCCGACCATCGTTACAGATATAAATGGTAGCAATGAAATTATTATAGATGGAGAAACCGGGCTCATTATTCCTCCACGAGATAGTGAAGCATTATTTCAGGCTATGGATAGGTTAAGAGTTGATAAGAAGCTTTTTGATAAAATGGAAGCCAATGCACGACCATCAATTGTTGATCGATTTCAGCAGGAAATAGTTTGGGAAGCTCTATTGAAAGAATACCAAACGATTGAAAAGTAG
- a CDS encoding glycosyltransferase codes for MKRKVRVLEILHGLAPAGTEAFVLNTVDHLDKDKFEVSYLIAVDRRQYHQDEVESKGHTVYMTNDLDGKIKLLKHFVKMYKYMRKYGPFDVCHTHMDFFNGLNLMIAFFAGVKLRVSHSHNSGKIEDNKIVRYYRMTMRWFINKFANVKLGCSDDANRFLYGQKHFDQTKVIYNGIDLSKFFVDKRDAGLNFITVGRMVRQKNCLFIVEVIAELKKIHPEVKLRWVGDGDEREKIEQHIAELGVENNIDLLGVRKDIPVLLKKANYFLMPSLFEGLPFALVEAQASGLPCFISDAVPQQTNSGLCMSIPLTDNAQEWAEKITDYIDERIPEMKLDQVEIEKFDIKSSSQTVADIYALSIG; via the coding sequence ATGAAAAGAAAAGTACGAGTATTAGAAATTCTACATGGATTAGCACCTGCGGGGACTGAAGCTTTTGTTTTAAATACAGTGGACCATCTTGATAAAGATAAATTTGAGGTTAGCTATTTGATTGCTGTTGATAGGAGGCAGTATCATCAGGATGAAGTGGAGAGTAAGGGACATACGGTTTATATGACAAATGATTTGGATGGTAAAATAAAGCTATTAAAGCACTTTGTTAAGATGTATAAGTACATGAGGAAATATGGACCTTTTGATGTCTGTCATACGCATATGGATTTTTTTAATGGACTAAATTTAATGATTGCTTTTTTTGCTGGTGTTAAATTAAGAGTTTCTCATTCTCATAATTCAGGTAAGATAGAGGATAATAAGATAGTTAGATATTATAGAATGACTATGCGATGGTTTATTAATAAATTTGCTAATGTTAAGTTAGGGTGTTCTGATGATGCAAATCGTTTTTTATATGGGCAAAAACATTTTGACCAAACTAAAGTGATTTATAATGGTATTGATTTAAGTAAGTTCTTTGTTGATAAGCGAGATGCTGGTTTGAATTTTATTACTGTAGGGCGTATGGTAAGACAAAAGAACTGTTTGTTTATTGTAGAAGTTATAGCTGAACTAAAGAAAATACATCCTGAAGTCAAACTTAGATGGGTTGGAGACGGAGATGAACGTGAAAAAATTGAGCAACACATTGCGGAACTAGGTGTTGAGAATAATATAGATCTTCTAGGGGTAAGAAAAGATATTCCAGTTTTGTTAAAAAAAGCCAACTATTTTCTAATGCCATCTTTATTCGAAGGTTTGCCTTTTGCATTGGTTGAAGCACAGGCATCTGGTTTACCCTGTTTTATATCGGATGCAGTACCACAGCAAACAAATTCTGGGTTATGTATGTCAATACCACTTACTGATAATGCACAAGAATGGGCTGAAAAAATAACAGATTATATTGATGAACGAATTCCGGAAATGAAATTAGATCAAGTTGAAATAGAAAAGTTTGATATAAAGTCATCTTCTCAAACCGTGGCTGATATTTATGCTTTAAGTATTGGTTAA
- a CDS encoding glycosyltransferase family 2 protein — protein sequence MNKPTLTIFTPAYNRAHTIHRTYESLLRQTSKDFEWLVIDDGSSDNTRELVEAWVKENKIPIRYHLKKNGGMHTAHNAAYRLMDTELNTCIDSDDYMPDNAVELIVNLWKEKGSDKYAGILGLDERMQDGKVIGTTFTEKETTLTDFYRKGGSGDKKLVYRTDIMKSLPEYPEFEGEKYVGLGWKYMLADLQYKMITINEVLVIVDYQLDGSSMNMYKQYFRNPKGFAFIRKESMKYHPSLKRRFVEAIHYVNSSIISRNNKFIKESPAKLLTILAVPWGCVLYLYAKRQVARGKKMEVR from the coding sequence ATGAATAAGCCAACACTAACTATTTTTACGCCTGCATATAACAGGGCACATACCATTCATCGAACATACGAAAGTTTGTTACGGCAGACGTCTAAAGATTTTGAATGGTTGGTAATTGATGATGGATCTTCTGATAATACCCGGGAACTGGTGGAAGCCTGGGTTAAGGAGAACAAGATCCCCATTCGTTATCATCTTAAAAAGAATGGCGGTATGCACACTGCTCATAACGCAGCCTATCGTCTGATGGATACAGAGCTAAATACTTGTATTGATTCTGATGACTATATGCCCGACAATGCGGTGGAGTTGATTGTTAACTTATGGAAAGAGAAAGGATCAGATAAATATGCGGGAATTCTGGGCTTGGATGAACGTATGCAGGATGGTAAGGTGATTGGTACAACGTTTACGGAGAAAGAAACCACCCTGACGGATTTTTATCGAAAGGGAGGAAGTGGCGATAAAAAGTTGGTGTATCGTACTGATATTATGAAATCACTACCTGAATATCCTGAGTTTGAAGGTGAAAAATATGTTGGCCTGGGTTGGAAATATATGTTGGCCGATCTTCAGTATAAAATGATAACCATTAATGAGGTTCTGGTAATTGTAGATTATCAGTTGGATGGTTCTTCGATGAATATGTATAAGCAATATTTTAGGAATCCCAAAGGTTTCGCTTTTATACGTAAAGAATCCATGAAATATCATCCTTCGTTAAAGAGGCGTTTTGTAGAAGCTATTCACTATGTCAATTCCAGTATTATTTCGCGTAATAATAAGTTTATTAAGGAATCACCTGCTAAATTACTGACTATTTTGGCGGTACCTTGGGGCTGTGTCTTATATCTATATGCAAAGCGTCAGGTAGCAAGAGGAAAAAAGATGGAAGTTCGATAA
- a CDS encoding glycosyltransferase, with protein MSTSPVRVLMLFTIMNRGGAETMVMNYFRSIDRSKLMFDFIVHRQQKGDYDDEIKSLGGKIYTLPAITPGNLSVYKKNIKMFFDEHPEYRIIHGHCSELGLWIYKEAHKRNIPFIAAHAHNAPTGWDVKMPFRNLLKHLMRPYLTHFFTCSADSAQWLFGSKRAAKAIFQPNAVNAADFQFDEQKREIVRKKEGWGKQFIIGNVARFDKQKNHLFLVEVVAKMVSKQPDLLCVLIGANGSEYDKVQQRIQELKLDKYFQFYGTRSDIPDLMQGMDVLLFPSFHEGLSVTMIEAQSAGLKIITSTGVSDQVAIVPELVDFLSLEAGASYWSEHLINLQYTRKNTLGKIQSARFDIQENALWLTQLYLEAIQ; from the coding sequence ATGAGTACTTCTCCAGTTCGCGTTTTAATGCTATTTACCATTATGAATCGTGGTGGTGCTGAAACCATGGTAATGAATTATTTCAGGAGTATTGATCGAAGTAAACTTATGTTTGATTTTATTGTACATCGCCAACAAAAAGGTGATTATGACGATGAAATTAAATCTTTGGGTGGAAAGATTTATACCTTACCCGCGATAACTCCCGGTAATTTATCTGTTTATAAAAAAAACATCAAAATGTTTTTTGATGAGCATCCCGAGTATCGCATTATTCATGGGCATTGTTCCGAACTGGGATTATGGATTTATAAAGAAGCTCATAAGCGTAATATTCCTTTTATTGCAGCTCATGCTCATAATGCCCCAACAGGTTGGGATGTAAAGATGCCCTTTCGAAACCTGCTTAAACATTTAATGCGTCCCTATCTTACTCACTTTTTTACCTGTTCTGCTGATTCCGCTCAATGGTTGTTTGGGTCGAAAAGAGCAGCAAAAGCTATCTTTCAACCCAATGCGGTAAATGCTGCGGATTTTCAGTTTGATGAGCAAAAAAGAGAGATTGTAAGAAAAAAAGAAGGTTGGGGTAAACAATTCATTATCGGTAATGTGGCCCGCTTTGATAAGCAAAAAAACCATTTGTTTTTGGTAGAAGTGGTTGCCAAAATGGTAAGCAAACAACCTGATTTATTATGTGTTTTAATTGGTGCCAATGGGAGCGAATACGATAAAGTACAGCAACGAATACAGGAGCTAAAATTGGACAAATATTTTCAGTTTTATGGTACCCGTTCTGATATTCCGGACTTAATGCAAGGGATGGATGTTTTATTATTTCCATCTTTTCATGAAGGCTTATCGGTTACTATGATAGAAGCCCAGTCTGCGGGATTGAAAATTATTACATCAACAGGAGTATCTGATCAGGTGGCTATTGTGCCTGAACTGGTTGATTTCTTATCATTGGAAGCCGGTGCTAGCTATTGGTCTGAACATTTAATAAATCTACAATACACCCGCAAAAATACACTTGGTAAAATTCAAAGCGCTCGTTTCGATATTCAGGAAAATGCTCTTTGGTTAACACAGTTATACCTGGAAGCCATTCAATAA
- a CDS encoding glycosyltransferase family 2 protein gives MDKSSLVSIVVPIYKVEAYLPKCLESILNQNYSNIEVICVNDESPDQSLELLNEYSQKDTRVKVINQKNQGVSAARTRGLKEAKGDWILFVDGDDWIETDTCEKALFIALDQQVDIVIWGYKKEFENRSEQKQLFTESTYFDLKEYNELQRRVLGLYGAELADPAGADSMVTVWGKLYRAELIRDIEFVDLKVIGTAEDALFNLEAFGKAKAAYYLNDIFYHYRKNNAVSVTSGYRAELANQWSILFQKMAAFIPNESNSSIYQSALQNRIALSIVGIGLNECNSKKGIIDKVSFLNDYLSSDSYTEAIAQLQIKYMPLHWKVFFFCCKNKISLGVYVLLMAIRKIINR, from the coding sequence ATGGATAAGAGTAGTTTAGTCAGTATAGTTGTACCCATATATAAAGTAGAGGCATACTTGCCAAAGTGTTTGGAAAGCATCCTTAATCAGAATTACAGTAACATTGAAGTTATTTGTGTTAATGATGAATCGCCTGATCAGTCTTTGGAGTTATTAAATGAATATAGCCAAAAAGATACACGGGTAAAAGTTATTAATCAAAAGAATCAGGGAGTATCAGCTGCGCGTACAAGAGGTTTAAAAGAAGCCAAAGGAGACTGGATTCTTTTTGTGGATGGTGATGACTGGATTGAAACGGATACTTGTGAGAAAGCTTTGTTTATAGCACTTGATCAGCAAGTTGATATTGTTATTTGGGGATATAAAAAGGAATTTGAAAACCGATCGGAACAAAAACAACTATTTACAGAAAGTACGTATTTTGATTTAAAAGAATATAACGAATTACAGAGACGTGTATTGGGGTTGTATGGAGCAGAGTTAGCTGATCCTGCAGGAGCCGATTCTATGGTTACTGTTTGGGGTAAACTATATAGAGCTGAATTAATCAGGGATATTGAATTTGTAGATCTTAAAGTTATAGGAACGGCAGAAGACGCATTGTTCAATTTAGAAGCCTTTGGTAAAGCAAAAGCAGCCTATTATTTGAATGATATTTTTTATCATTATCGAAAAAACAATGCCGTATCTGTTACTTCTGGTTATCGTGCTGAGTTGGCGAATCAATGGAGTATTTTATTTCAAAAGATGGCAGCTTTTATTCCCAACGAGAGCAATAGCTCTATTTATCAGTCGGCCTTACAGAATAGAATTGCTTTAAGTATTGTTGGGATTGGTTTAAATGAATGTAATAGTAAAAAGGGCATTATTGATAAAGTATCTTTTCTGAATGATTATTTAAGTTCTGATTCATATACAGAGGCCATTGCCCAGCTGCAAATTAAGTATATGCCCTTACATTGGAAAGTATTTTTCTTTTGTTGTAAGAACAAGATAAGTTTGGGTGTATATGTTTTATTAATGGCAATCCGTAAAATAATAAACCGATAA
- a CDS encoding EpsG family protein gives MIDFIPLDQYIPLFNYMVLLLVIVTSFQGFSGSLFNGNTYKIHNFIGITISIIIILYFGLRPISGYYFGDTSNYAHNFTLLQRGSISIDLGKEWVFNGMTQWFAYSGFNVHQYFLFCAFLYISFNWLSAVKLFGKHYFVPYLVILSMFLFVSNAVNGIRTGLAVSALMVGMAYRKNIWIVILCTIYAYFTHNSTALVILGGILAWFIKNPKYYLYGWFFSILLSLTVGNAVANLFVSLGIADDRLANYLNAADEFASEFSHTGFRWDFLLYSAMPIVVGAYFIFKKNFKDPHYIWIYNIYLVSNSFWVIVIRAAFSNRFAMLSWFIMPLVLIYPYYKKRFWSNQSEKIGQAILLFYAFTFFYNIMKPLL, from the coding sequence ATGATAGATTTTATACCACTAGATCAGTATATACCACTGTTTAATTATATGGTGCTGTTATTGGTCATAGTAACTTCTTTTCAAGGTTTTTCAGGTAGTTTATTTAATGGTAATACCTATAAAATTCATAATTTTATAGGTATTACTATTTCAATTATAATTATCCTATACTTTGGATTACGACCTATCTCAGGTTATTATTTTGGTGATACCTCCAATTATGCTCACAATTTTACTTTACTTCAAAGAGGGAGTATTAGTATTGACCTCGGCAAGGAGTGGGTTTTTAATGGAATGACGCAATGGTTTGCTTATAGTGGCTTTAATGTGCATCAGTATTTTTTGTTTTGTGCATTTTTGTATATAAGTTTTAATTGGTTATCAGCAGTTAAGCTCTTTGGTAAACATTATTTTGTTCCCTATCTCGTGATTTTAAGTATGTTTCTTTTCGTGAGTAATGCAGTGAATGGGATTCGAACAGGATTAGCAGTGTCTGCCCTGATGGTTGGAATGGCATATCGTAAGAATATATGGATTGTTATTTTATGTACCATCTATGCTTATTTTACCCATAATTCAACTGCTTTGGTAATTTTGGGAGGTATACTAGCTTGGTTTATAAAAAATCCAAAGTATTATCTCTATGGTTGGTTCTTCTCTATTTTATTATCATTAACAGTAGGGAATGCCGTAGCTAATTTATTTGTTAGTCTAGGAATTGCGGATGATCGCCTTGCTAATTACCTAAATGCAGCAGATGAGTTTGCCTCAGAGTTTTCTCATACGGGTTTTAGATGGGATTTTTTACTGTATAGTGCCATGCCCATTGTAGTAGGAGCCTACTTTATCTTTAAAAAAAACTTTAAAGATCCACATTATATATGGATTTATAATATTTATCTGGTGAGTAATTCCTTTTGGGTAATTGTAATTAGGGCTGCTTTTTCCAATCGTTTTGCCATGTTATCGTGGTTTATTATGCCTTTGGTTTTGATTTACCCTTATTATAAAAAGCGTTTTTGGTCTAACCAGTCAGAAAAGATAGGACAGGCGATTCTATTATTTTATGCATTTACTTTCTTTTACAATATTATGAAACCTCTTTTATAA